In the genome of Bryobacteraceae bacterium, one region contains:
- a CDS encoding tetratricopeptide repeat protein, whose protein sequence is MTTGVIFLAAALAAPAPRSNAEKALDAQDRPKLEKLAKEAAFLAEMQPGDPDSQYKSAAVHSLLAQLAIEKQDKALGASAAETGIEAARRAVKLREKNAEYHRILGTLCGQIIPANVWAGLKYGRCAMEEVGKAIEIDKSSAPAWLSRGVGNYYLPPAFGGGVPLAIRDFEQAIQIDPNLSEAHLWLGIALRKAGRNADARKAIERSLALNPARKWAREQLDKTPAQ, encoded by the coding sequence GTGACTACCGGTGTGATCTTCCTGGCCGCCGCGCTGGCCGCCCCGGCGCCCCGCTCGAACGCCGAAAAGGCGCTCGACGCGCAGGATCGCCCCAAGCTCGAAAAACTCGCCAAGGAAGCCGCTTTCCTCGCCGAAATGCAGCCCGGCGATCCGGACTCGCAGTACAAATCCGCCGCCGTTCACTCGCTGCTCGCCCAACTCGCCATCGAGAAGCAGGACAAGGCGCTCGGCGCCTCCGCCGCTGAAACCGGCATCGAGGCCGCCCGCCGCGCCGTCAAGCTACGCGAGAAGAACGCCGAGTACCATCGCATCCTCGGAACCCTCTGCGGGCAGATCATTCCGGCCAATGTCTGGGCCGGGTTGAAGTACGGCCGTTGCGCCATGGAAGAGGTCGGCAAGGCGATCGAAATCGACAAGAGCTCCGCTCCCGCCTGGCTCAGCCGCGGCGTCGGCAACTACTACCTGCCCCCGGCCTTCGGCGGCGGCGTGCCGCTCGCCATCCGCGATTTCGAACAGGCCATCCAAATCGACCCCAACCTCTCCGAAGCCCATCTCTGGCTCGGCATCGCGCTTCGCAAAGCCGGCCGCAACGCCGACGCCCGCAAGGCCATCGAACGGTCGCTCGCCCTCAATCCCGCCCGCAAGTGGGCGCGCGAGCAACTGGACAAGACGCCGGCGCAATGA
- a CDS encoding VOC family protein, with product MFKGLEHTAIASPNPEKLANWYVEYLGFRINHSYDGNYFVRAANGSMLEIIPSEGDRKPENLRDPGIRHLAIEVDDFDEAHLKLRQLGVHFYGEPFENQGNRLVFFADGDGNFLHLIKRPQPLP from the coding sequence ATGTTTAAAGGGCTCGAACACACGGCGATCGCCTCGCCGAACCCCGAAAAACTCGCCAACTGGTACGTCGAGTATCTCGGTTTCCGCATCAACCATTCCTACGACGGGAACTACTTCGTCCGCGCCGCCAACGGCTCCATGCTCGAGATCATTCCTTCCGAGGGCGACCGCAAGCCGGAGAACTTGAGGGACCCCGGCATCCGTCACCTCGCCATTGAGGTCGACGATTTCGACGAAGCGCATTTGAAGCTCCGCCAGTTGGGCGTTCACTTTTACGGCGAACCGTTCGAGAACCAAGGCAACCGCCTCGTTTTCTTCGCTGACGGCGACGGCAACTTTCTCCATCTCATCAAACGCCCGCAGCCGCTGCCCTAG
- a CDS encoding DUF507 family protein, with translation MLLPKEFVDYLARQIVQQLTPHTLEAVQLEPCMAAVGEVILAELMIEDKLNDEVREILSQYSEYMRREGVSYQEMFRKIKNTLMSQRKVVRASGRDTGDPMKLSRDKINDISHKVMDMARKSRLFRVKKSVNDTRLEVVRIMTEILQIEDKVDRAARQKIRSQKRDIPEGTDEWGLLHKKYYAEEMKKLGIDVAAGV, from the coding sequence ATGCTGCTTCCCAAGGAGTTCGTCGACTACCTAGCCCGCCAGATTGTTCAGCAATTAACCCCGCACACCCTCGAAGCCGTGCAACTGGAACCGTGCATGGCGGCGGTTGGCGAAGTGATTCTCGCGGAGTTGATGATCGAAGACAAGCTGAACGACGAGGTGCGGGAGATCTTGAGCCAGTACTCCGAGTACATGCGCCGCGAGGGCGTGAGCTACCAGGAGATGTTCCGCAAGATCAAGAACACGCTGATGTCGCAGCGGAAAGTGGTGCGCGCCTCCGGGCGCGACACCGGCGATCCGATGAAGCTTTCGCGCGACAAGATTAACGACATTTCCCACAAAGTGATGGATATGGCGCGGAAGTCGCGGCTGTTCCGGGTGAAGAAATCGGTGAACGACACGCGGCTCGAGGTGGTGCGGATCATGACCGAGATCCTGCAGATCGAAGACAAAGTGGATCGGGCGGCGCGGCAGAAGATCCGGAGCCAGAAGCGCGACATTCCCGAGGGCACCGACGAGTGGGGCCTGCTGCACAAGAAGTACTACGCCGAAGAGATGAAGAAGCTCGGCATTGATGTCGCGGCGGGCGTGTAG
- a CDS encoding DUF2203 domain-containing protein, whose product MPRYFHIDEARKLLGAVDRLIGRACLLKEEHDSSAQQMQAMQQRVAEMGGVILDRRRMAEHRSRREEAAAELKAIIDQVHEMGVQVKDLDIGLVDFPTLYRDQEVLLCWKRGEQDIEYWHGLEEGFRGRKAIDREFLDNHHGDAGD is encoded by the coding sequence ATGCCGCGATACTTCCATATCGACGAAGCCCGCAAGCTGCTCGGGGCGGTGGACCGGCTGATAGGCCGGGCATGCCTGCTCAAGGAAGAGCACGATTCCTCGGCGCAGCAGATGCAGGCGATGCAGCAGCGCGTGGCGGAGATGGGCGGCGTGATCCTGGACCGGCGCCGGATGGCCGAACACCGGAGCCGGCGCGAGGAAGCGGCCGCCGAGTTGAAGGCGATCATCGACCAGGTCCACGAGATGGGCGTGCAGGTGAAGGACCTCGATATCGGCCTGGTCGATTTCCCGACGCTCTATCGCGACCAGGAGGTCTTGCTGTGCTGGAAGCGCGGCGAACAGGACATCGAGTACTGGCACGGGCTGGAGGAAGGGTTCCGGGGACGGAAGGCGATTGACCGTGAGTTTCTGGATAACCATCACGGCGATGCCGGTGACTGA
- the priA gene encoding primosomal protein N', giving the protein MPVPLDRPFTYSIPSPLVGRVHAGARAVVGFGTRKLTGVVVRVHGEPPDSGAVRPILRLLDEEPILDGELMALGQWIAGYYCAPLGEVLRSMTPLGGETRRSRVYGITPAGRDRVRQFLPGAADEDPSVQALRLLESRPLSAAYLARKIPKSESAVKALLKRGFIAVEEDIADRDPLRAPSARLRVEFARRPDEGVKLTKPERELLAYLELHPGSYNLAALEEAQPKASPAARALARRQLVTLAPEPPGAPANAPARAPHALNAHQRQAFEPIAAAIGSGKFHAFLLHGVTGSGKTEVYLRLIEETLAHGRGALLLVPEIGLTPQVAGQFHHRFGDRVAILHSAFTDSERAEQWRRIRSGAAGVVVGTRSGVFAPVRNLGLILVDEEHDQSYKQEETPRYNGRDVSVMRAQGTGAVVVLGSATPSLESRFNAERGKYTLLEMPERIEKRPMPEVEIVDMRQEYLATRKQAIFSRALVEAVKDRLSRGEQAMLLLNRRGFSSFCACRSCGERLQCQNCALTLTYHRRDRRMLCHFCGYAEKVPEVCPKCASEHVYFLGTGSEKVEAELQESFPEARTARMDRDTVSGRRDYESILQGFRERSSDLLVGTQMIAKGHDIPNVTLVGIVNADIGLGMPDFRAAERTFQLLTQAAGRAGRGEIPGTVLLQTINPEHYAVRSAAEQNYGRFYQKELEFRRLMRYPPFAALANVVIRHASQEDAARMAAETGAWLDPAPEGMRVLGPAEAPVPRLKQEFRYQLLLKSASRKRLNEVLQDLRARASAAKWPATAMVVDVDPLSLL; this is encoded by the coding sequence TTGCCCGTCCCGCTGGACCGGCCGTTCACCTACTCGATCCCCTCGCCGCTGGTTGGACGCGTCCATGCGGGAGCGCGGGCGGTGGTGGGATTCGGCACGCGGAAGCTGACAGGCGTGGTGGTGCGGGTGCATGGCGAGCCGCCGGACTCCGGCGCGGTGAGACCGATTCTCCGGCTGCTGGACGAGGAGCCGATTCTGGACGGGGAACTGATGGCGCTCGGGCAATGGATCGCCGGCTACTATTGCGCTCCGCTCGGCGAGGTGTTGCGCTCGATGACTCCGCTCGGTGGGGAGACGCGGCGTTCGCGAGTCTATGGGATCACGCCGGCCGGTCGCGACAGGGTTCGCCAATTTCTGCCGGGCGCCGCCGATGAGGATCCATCGGTGCAGGCGCTGCGGCTGCTCGAGAGCCGTCCGCTGTCGGCGGCGTACCTGGCGCGCAAGATTCCGAAGAGCGAGTCGGCGGTGAAGGCTCTGTTGAAGCGCGGCTTTATCGCCGTGGAGGAAGATATCGCCGACCGGGATCCCTTGCGGGCGCCCTCGGCGCGGCTCCGGGTGGAGTTCGCCCGGCGACCGGACGAAGGAGTGAAGCTCACCAAGCCGGAGCGCGAACTGCTGGCATACCTGGAACTGCACCCGGGCTCGTACAACCTCGCCGCACTCGAAGAAGCGCAGCCGAAGGCGTCACCGGCGGCGCGAGCGTTGGCCCGGCGTCAGCTGGTGACGCTTGCGCCCGAACCGCCGGGCGCCCCGGCGAATGCGCCCGCCCGTGCTCCGCACGCGCTCAATGCCCATCAGCGGCAGGCGTTCGAGCCGATTGCCGCCGCGATCGGATCGGGCAAGTTCCACGCCTTTCTGTTGCACGGCGTGACGGGGTCGGGCAAGACGGAGGTCTACCTGCGGCTGATCGAGGAGACGCTGGCCCATGGACGAGGCGCGCTACTGCTGGTGCCGGAGATCGGGCTGACGCCGCAGGTGGCCGGCCAATTCCACCATCGTTTCGGCGACCGCGTGGCGATCCTGCATTCGGCGTTCACCGATTCCGAGCGCGCCGAGCAGTGGAGGCGCATCCGGTCCGGCGCGGCGGGCGTGGTAGTGGGGACGCGGAGCGGGGTTTTCGCGCCGGTGCGAAACCTGGGGCTGATCCTCGTCGACGAAGAGCATGACCAAAGTTACAAGCAGGAAGAGACGCCGCGGTACAACGGGCGGGACGTCTCGGTGATGCGCGCTCAAGGCACGGGAGCCGTGGTGGTGCTCGGATCGGCGACGCCGAGCCTCGAGAGCCGCTTCAACGCCGAGCGCGGCAAGTACACGCTGCTCGAAATGCCGGAGCGGATCGAGAAGCGGCCGATGCCGGAGGTGGAGATCGTCGATATGCGGCAGGAGTACCTGGCGACGCGCAAGCAGGCGATCTTCTCGCGGGCGCTGGTGGAAGCCGTGAAGGATCGTCTTTCGCGCGGCGAGCAGGCGATGCTGCTGCTGAACCGCCGTGGCTTCTCGAGCTTCTGCGCCTGCCGGTCCTGCGGGGAGCGCCTCCAGTGTCAGAATTGCGCGCTCACGCTCACCTACCACCGGCGGGACCGGCGCATGCTGTGTCACTTCTGCGGTTATGCGGAGAAGGTTCCGGAGGTGTGTCCCAAGTGCGCGAGCGAGCACGTTTACTTTCTGGGCACCGGCAGCGAAAAGGTGGAGGCGGAGCTGCAGGAATCGTTCCCGGAGGCGCGCACGGCGAGGATGGACCGGGACACTGTTTCCGGGCGGCGCGATTACGAGAGCATTCTTCAGGGATTCCGCGAGCGCAGTTCGGATCTGCTTGTCGGGACGCAGATGATCGCCAAGGGGCACGATATTCCGAACGTGACGCTGGTGGGCATCGTCAACGCCGATATCGGGCTCGGGATGCCGGACTTCCGCGCCGCGGAGCGCACCTTCCAGTTGTTGACGCAGGCGGCGGGGCGCGCCGGGCGCGGCGAGATTCCGGGCACGGTGCTGCTGCAGACGATCAATCCGGAGCACTACGCCGTTCGATCGGCGGCCGAGCAGAACTACGGGCGCTTCTATCAAAAGGAACTGGAGTTCCGGCGGCTGATGCGCTACCCTCCGTTCGCGGCGCTGGCGAACGTGGTGATCCGGCACGCGTCGCAGGAAGACGCCGCGCGGATGGCGGCTGAAACCGGCGCGTGGCTCGATCCGGCGCCGGAAGGCATGCGGGTGCTGGGTCCAGCCGAGGCGCCCGTTCCGCGGCTCAAGCAGGAGTTCCGCTATCAACTGCTGCTCAAGTCGGCCAGCCGGAAGCGGCTGAACGAAGTGCTGCAGGATCTGCGGGCGCGGGCGTCGGCGGCGAAGTGGCCGGCGACGGCGATGGTCGTTGACGTCGACCCACTCAGTCTGTTGTAA
- a CDS encoding DUF6798 domain-containing protein: MTLRFALPGAVLAILTICGWLWFPGHTFLQSDTQIYMPILEHLRDPALYPSDPVALRPHVAFTIYDETARAIRAITGQPFQFALVLQQVLTRFCGLIGMFLLATAAGLSTRMALLTASLYGLGATIAGPAVLIFEYEPVPRGYAVPLLVLAIGLVLHDRWRAGAIAAGAAVLYHPPTTAPVLLALLLLAWRRGRLRDLWPIAAAAALTFVLSRLQSGIVEHQEFLSTVDAELERLQRLRGSYNWISLWGVPWLRHYELMAALLAIAFARVRDSLPPNLRFLTAALAVYGMISIPAAYILLERWKWSLMSQFQPARAVLFVVMLTVVMAVLAGIRAARSATNWGTAESIGWFLVAFAIPAQAEAQLLLFPDLRGAVMRDRFLSVLLLAVLAWLAARCEIRRPAPSAAALAAALLLPFWLMPGPAKVRNYPDLDHPEIHELAAWAQANTPVDAVFQFPDAGRGLTPGLFRVWALRTVYTDWKSGGQVNLLKEFATEWWDRWEKAGGDKYDPAHAEQRLAALSALGIDYAVLDPRHAIAARSPAYRNGKYVVYRIR, translated from the coding sequence ATGACACTTCGGTTCGCCCTGCCAGGAGCCGTCCTGGCGATCCTCACGATCTGCGGATGGCTCTGGTTCCCCGGCCACACTTTTCTCCAGTCGGATACGCAGATCTACATGCCGATCCTCGAGCACCTGCGCGATCCGGCGCTATACCCTTCGGACCCTGTCGCCCTTCGCCCGCACGTCGCCTTCACCATCTACGACGAGACCGCTCGCGCCATTCGCGCCATCACCGGTCAGCCCTTCCAATTCGCGCTCGTGCTCCAGCAGGTCCTCACCCGTTTTTGCGGCCTGATCGGGATGTTCCTCCTCGCCACCGCCGCCGGGCTCTCCACCCGCATGGCCCTCCTAACCGCGTCCCTCTACGGCCTCGGCGCAACCATCGCCGGACCCGCCGTGCTCATCTTCGAATACGAACCGGTGCCACGCGGCTACGCCGTCCCGCTGCTCGTCCTCGCGATCGGCCTCGTCCTGCATGACCGCTGGCGCGCCGGAGCCATCGCCGCCGGCGCCGCGGTTCTGTACCATCCCCCTACCACCGCGCCTGTCCTGCTCGCGCTCCTGCTTCTCGCCTGGCGCCGCGGCCGCCTTCGCGACCTTTGGCCTATCGCCGCCGCCGCCGCCCTGACCTTCGTCCTGTCCCGCCTGCAATCGGGCATCGTCGAGCACCAGGAGTTTCTCTCCACCGTCGACGCCGAACTCGAGCGCCTCCAGCGCCTCCGCGGCTCCTACAACTGGATCTCGCTCTGGGGCGTCCCCTGGCTCCGGCACTACGAACTGATGGCCGCTCTGCTCGCCATCGCCTTCGCCCGCGTGCGAGACTCCCTGCCGCCGAACCTGCGTTTCCTCACCGCCGCGCTCGCCGTCTACGGGATGATCTCCATCCCGGCCGCCTACATCCTGCTCGAGCGCTGGAAATGGTCGCTTATGTCGCAGTTCCAGCCCGCCCGCGCCGTCCTGTTCGTCGTGATGCTCACCGTCGTGATGGCCGTCCTCGCCGGCATCCGCGCCGCCCGCTCCGCAACGAACTGGGGAACCGCCGAGTCCATCGGCTGGTTCCTCGTCGCCTTCGCCATCCCCGCGCAGGCCGAGGCGCAGTTGCTCCTGTTCCCCGATCTTCGCGGCGCCGTCATGCGGGACCGCTTTCTCTCCGTCCTGCTCCTCGCCGTGCTTGCCTGGCTCGCCGCGCGCTGCGAGATCCGCCGGCCTGCTCCTTCCGCCGCCGCACTCGCCGCCGCACTCCTCCTGCCGTTCTGGCTCATGCCTGGGCCCGCCAAGGTCCGCAACTATCCCGACCTCGACCACCCGGAGATCCACGAACTCGCCGCATGGGCGCAGGCCAACACGCCCGTCGACGCCGTCTTCCAGTTCCCCGACGCCGGTCGGGGCCTGACGCCCGGCCTCTTCCGCGTCTGGGCTCTCCGCACCGTCTACACGGACTGGAAGAGCGGCGGCCAAGTCAATTTGCTAAAGGAGTTCGCCACCGAATGGTGGGATCGTTGGGAAAAAGCCGGCGGCGATAAATACGATCCGGCTCACGCAGAGCAACGTCTGGCGGCGCTTTCCGCGCTGGGAATCGACTACGCCGTGCTGGACCCCAGGCACGCCATCGCGGCGCGGAGCCCAGCCTACCGAAACGGAAAATACGTGGTCTACCGCATCCGGTAG
- a CDS encoding MFS transporter: MLQRTFKAFRYPDFRLMWLGACTSTVGTWMHTTAQNWLVLEISKSPFYLGLDAFLSQIPIFLFTLVGGVVADRLDRRHILVGSQIVQMSCAVLLGTLFLMNSVRIEFILILSFIVGTAQAFGGPAYQALIPSLVKTEDLPNAIALNSIQFNLGRMIGPALGLLTLTTFGAAWCFYLNGISYLAVITTLLLVKVEFKPKSHGLSVLESMKQGFGFIRARDAMGSLIVIAFLMTMLGITMMTFLPVFAKSVFARDVKGYTLLLEVAGGGAIAGALAVATFSSAANQGRAAVINLILVGLSMIGFAMSKNFLLSCVILFLGSAALMSVFALISSLVQAITPDDMRGRVMSVYNMAFRGGMPFGSLINGKFVESLGAPLVVAANGILMGFLGLYFLLVRKKVARL; the protein is encoded by the coding sequence TTGCTCCAGCGTACTTTCAAAGCGTTTCGCTATCCCGACTTTCGGCTCATGTGGCTGGGCGCCTGCACGTCCACCGTCGGGACGTGGATGCACACCACCGCCCAGAACTGGCTCGTCCTCGAGATCTCCAAGAGCCCCTTCTACCTCGGCCTCGACGCTTTCCTCAGCCAGATCCCAATCTTCCTCTTCACCCTGGTCGGCGGCGTCGTCGCGGACCGTCTGGACCGCCGGCACATCCTCGTCGGCTCCCAGATCGTTCAAATGTCGTGCGCTGTCCTCCTCGGCACGCTCTTCCTGATGAACAGCGTCCGCATCGAATTCATCCTCATCCTCTCCTTCATCGTCGGCACCGCGCAGGCATTCGGCGGACCCGCCTACCAGGCCCTCATCCCGTCGCTCGTCAAAACCGAAGACCTTCCCAACGCCATCGCCCTCAACTCCATCCAGTTCAATCTCGGCCGCATGATCGGCCCCGCGCTCGGCCTGCTCACCCTCACCACCTTCGGCGCGGCCTGGTGCTTCTACCTGAACGGCATCTCCTACCTCGCCGTCATCACCACGCTGCTGCTGGTCAAAGTGGAGTTCAAGCCCAAGTCGCACGGGCTCTCCGTCCTCGAAAGCATGAAGCAGGGGTTCGGATTCATCCGCGCCCGCGACGCCATGGGCTCGTTGATCGTCATCGCATTCCTCATGACCATGCTCGGCATCACGATGATGACTTTCCTGCCCGTGTTCGCCAAGAGCGTCTTCGCGCGGGACGTTAAGGGCTACACGCTGTTGCTCGAAGTAGCCGGCGGCGGGGCCATCGCCGGAGCCCTCGCCGTCGCCACCTTCAGCAGCGCCGCCAACCAGGGACGCGCCGCCGTCATCAACCTCATCCTCGTCGGCCTTTCCATGATCGGCTTCGCGATGTCCAAGAACTTCCTTCTGAGCTGTGTCATCCTGTTCCTCGGGAGCGCCGCGCTCATGAGCGTATTCGCATTGATCAGTTCGCTCGTGCAGGCAATCACGCCGGATGACATGCGTGGGCGCGTGATGAGCGTCTACAACATGGCCTTCCGCGGCGGCATGCCGTTCGGCTCGCTCATCAACGGCAAGTTCGTCGAATCGCTCGGCGCGCCCCTCGTCGTCGCCGCCAACGGCATCCTCATGGGATTCCTTGGGCTCTACTTCCTGCTCGTGCGGAAGAAGGTGGCCAGGCTGTGA
- the ispG gene encoding flavodoxin-dependent (E)-4-hydroxy-3-methylbut-2-enyl-diphosphate synthase translates to MAANPRRKSIAVDVGGVWVGGDHPVVVQSMTNTDTADSAATVNQVIELAQAGSELVRVTVNTDEAARAVPRIVDTVRQFGVRTPIVGDFHYNGHILLKKYPECARALAKYRINPGNVDIGRKTDDNFRTMIECAIEYGKPVRIGVNWGSLDQSLLTRMMDENSRAAEPLDAAAVTMKAIVASAIRSAEAAERHGLPADRIILSAKVSNVQDLITVYRDMAAECEYALHLGLTEAGLGAKGIVATTAALAILLQEGIGDTIRASLTPLPNGDRTEEVLVCQQVLQSLGLRNFTPQVTACPGCGRTTSTFFQDMADQIQSYLRRQMPVWKESYPGVEELKVAVMGCVVNGPGESKHSHIGISLPGTFEEPVAPVYVDGKLKCTLRGEAIVAEFITILDGYVEARYGAAVGAGR, encoded by the coding sequence ATGGCAGCCAATCCGAGGCGGAAATCGATCGCTGTGGACGTCGGTGGCGTTTGGGTGGGCGGCGACCATCCGGTGGTGGTGCAGTCGATGACGAACACCGACACGGCCGACTCGGCGGCCACGGTGAACCAGGTAATCGAGCTGGCGCAAGCGGGGTCCGAACTGGTGCGGGTTACGGTGAACACCGATGAAGCCGCGCGCGCGGTGCCGCGGATCGTCGATACGGTGCGCCAGTTCGGCGTGCGGACGCCGATCGTCGGCGACTTCCACTACAACGGCCACATTCTGCTGAAGAAATACCCCGAGTGCGCGCGGGCGCTGGCGAAGTACCGGATCAACCCGGGAAACGTCGATATCGGGCGCAAGACGGACGACAACTTCCGGACGATGATTGAGTGCGCGATCGAGTACGGAAAGCCGGTCCGGATCGGCGTGAACTGGGGTTCCCTGGACCAATCTCTGCTGACGCGCATGATGGATGAGAACTCGCGCGCGGCCGAGCCGCTGGATGCCGCGGCGGTGACGATGAAGGCGATCGTGGCGAGCGCGATCCGGTCGGCGGAAGCGGCCGAGCGGCACGGTCTGCCGGCGGACCGGATCATCCTGAGCGCGAAGGTAAGCAACGTCCAGGATCTGATCACGGTCTACCGCGACATGGCGGCGGAATGCGAGTATGCACTGCATCTTGGGTTGACCGAAGCCGGACTCGGGGCGAAGGGGATCGTGGCGACGACGGCGGCGTTGGCGATTCTGCTGCAGGAAGGCATCGGCGACACGATCCGCGCCTCGCTGACTCCGCTCCCCAACGGGGATCGCACCGAAGAGGTTCTGGTGTGCCAGCAGGTGCTGCAGTCGCTTGGGCTGCGCAACTTCACGCCGCAGGTCACGGCCTGCCCGGGGTGCGGGCGCACGACGAGCACGTTCTTCCAGGACATGGCCGATCAGATCCAGAGCTATCTGCGCCGGCAGATGCCGGTATGGAAGGAAAGCTATCCCGGCGTGGAAGAGCTGAAGGTGGCGGTGATGGGGTGCGTGGTGAACGGGCCGGGGGAATCGAAGCACTCTCACATCGGCATTTCTCTACCCGGCACCTTCGAAGAGCCGGTGGCGCCGGTGTATGTGGACGGAAAACTGAAGTGCACGCTACGAGGCGAAGCGATCGTGGCGGAGTTCATCACGATCCTGGACGGCTACGTCGAAGCACGGTACGGAGCGGCTGTCGGCGCGGGACGGTGA
- a CDS encoding secondary thiamine-phosphate synthase enzyme YjbQ, whose amino-acid sequence MSDSGSVMTAGPAEETNGAPSGGLRIVSRVVDWITTDPTELLNITDRVNEIVRKSGIRDGIVHLQSLHTTTAIFLNEWQDALLEDVKQFFDEKVQRDRYYRHNDPDHSDCERSNAHSHLRGMLMGQSLSLQVRNARVLLGTWQSIILAEFDGPRSRSVAVQITGI is encoded by the coding sequence ATGAGCGATTCGGGAAGCGTCATGACCGCCGGCCCGGCGGAAGAGACGAACGGCGCGCCGTCCGGCGGACTGCGGATCGTCAGCCGGGTTGTCGACTGGATCACCACGGACCCGACGGAACTGCTGAACATCACCGACCGGGTGAACGAGATCGTCCGCAAGAGCGGCATTCGGGACGGAATCGTGCACCTGCAAAGTCTGCACACGACGACGGCCATCTTTCTGAATGAGTGGCAGGACGCGCTGCTCGAAGACGTGAAGCAATTCTTCGATGAGAAGGTGCAGAGGGACCGCTACTACCGGCACAACGATCCGGATCACTCCGACTGCGAGCGCAGCAACGCGCATTCCCACCTGCGCGGGATGCTGATGGGTCAATCGCTGAGCTTGCAGGTCCGCAATGCGCGGGTGCTGCTGGGAACCTGGCAGAGCATCATCCTGGCCGAGTTCGACGGTCCGCGGTCGCGGTCTGTCGCGGTGCAGATCACGGGGATCTGA
- a CDS encoding glucose 1-dehydrogenase — MNHLRGKVVIVTGASSGLGAAAARRMATEGAKIVLAARRRDLGEAVAEEVKQLGGDSLFIETDVTRRPDVEVMVEKTITHFGRLDAAVNNAGIGGPAMTPLADVEEEGFDAVMNVNLRAVWLCMKYEIRAMLGAGGGSIVNVSSIYGYKPSDLGHAPYCASKHAVLGLTKSAAVDYAGQGIRVNAVCPGFMHSETVDAAAEAMPEFVAGLAKRHSAMGRLGESAETAEAIAWLCSDASSFVNGAAVPVDGGATGRLY; from the coding sequence ATGAACCACTTGCGGGGGAAGGTTGTGATCGTTACGGGGGCCAGTTCCGGGCTCGGAGCCGCGGCGGCGCGGCGGATGGCGACGGAAGGAGCCAAAATCGTACTGGCGGCGCGGCGCCGCGACCTGGGAGAAGCCGTCGCGGAGGAGGTGAAGCAGCTCGGAGGTGATAGTTTGTTCATTGAAACCGACGTCACTCGACGGCCCGATGTCGAGGTAATGGTGGAGAAAACCATCACTCATTTCGGCCGATTGGACGCGGCGGTCAACAACGCCGGAATCGGCGGTCCGGCGATGACTCCCCTCGCCGATGTTGAAGAAGAGGGCTTCGATGCCGTGATGAACGTGAATCTGCGGGCGGTGTGGCTGTGCATGAAGTACGAAATCCGCGCCATGCTCGGCGCCGGCGGCGGGTCTATCGTGAACGTCTCGTCCATTTATGGCTACAAACCGAGCGACCTGGGACACGCTCCGTACTGCGCGAGCAAGCACGCGGTGCTGGGACTGACGAAATCGGCAGCGGTGGACTATGCCGGGCAAGGGATCCGGGTGAACGCGGTGTGCCCCGGATTCATGCATTCTGAAACGGTGGATGCGGCCGCCGAAGCGATGCCGGAGTTCGTCGCGGGGCTTGCGAAACGGCATTCGGCGATGGGCCGGCTGGGCGAGAGCGCGGAGACGGCCGAGGCGATCGCGTGGCTGTGCTCGGATGCATCGAGCTTCGTCAACGGGGCGGCGGTCCCGGTGGACGGCGGCGCGACGGGCCGTCTGTACTGA